A stretch of the Acidilobus sp. 7A genome encodes the following:
- a CDS encoding phosphoglycerate kinase, which produces MIRLGELSIRTLDDLDARGSRVLVRVDFNSPVNDAGMLMDDSRIRAHLQTIRELLERDNAVVLMSHQGRPGGRDFVSLRQHAKVLSAYLGQEVKFIDDVMGPYARDSIKSLRPGEAAMLENVRFASEELVEAPLRQQANTYLVRYLSPLFQYYVNDAFATAHRSEPSVVGFPAVLPSAAGRLMEREVAALAKVLDRSLSPKVFVLGGARVADTIKVIENLVRNRLADRILTGGLVGELFTVAKGIMLSTSSMEALERSGALALLPRARRLLMMGAPIEVPVDYKVLEGEEVREEPMGRVSGLIMDVGGGTVDAYSSMVEEAKLVVLRGPMGVVEDPRFREGTEAMIRAAMDCKGYAILGGGHVAAMSGLEPGTSDAKVHISTGAAAFLAFLSGEGLPALEALAGGGRA; this is translated from the coding sequence CTGATACGCCTGGGAGAGCTCAGCATCAGGACCCTCGATGACCTTGACGCCAGGGGCTCGAGGGTGCTGGTCAGGGTGGACTTTAACTCCCCGGTTAACGACGCCGGGATGCTGATGGACGACTCAAGGATAAGGGCCCACCTGCAGACCATAAGGGAGCTGCTGGAGCGCGACAACGCGGTGGTCCTAATGTCGCACCAGGGCAGGCCGGGGGGCAGGGACTTCGTCAGCCTCAGGCAGCACGCCAAGGTGCTCTCGGCATACCTTGGACAGGAGGTGAAGTTCATAGATGACGTCATGGGGCCCTACGCCAGGGACTCCATAAAGTCCCTCAGGCCCGGCGAGGCTGCTATGCTTGAGAACGTCAGGTTCGCCTCAGAGGAGCTCGTCGAGGCCCCCCTGAGGCAGCAGGCGAACACATACCTCGTGAGGTACCTCTCCCCCCTCTTCCAGTACTACGTCAACGACGCCTTTGCGACCGCCCACAGGAGCGAGCCGAGCGTCGTCGGCTTCCCAGCTGTGCTCCCCTCGGCGGCCGGCAGGCTGATGGAGAGGGAGGTGGCGGCCCTTGCTAAGGTGCTTGACAGGTCCCTCTCGCCCAAGGTCTTCGTGCTCGGGGGAGCGAGGGTGGCGGACACCATAAAGGTTATTGAGAACCTCGTGAGGAACAGGCTGGCCGACAGGATACTTACAGGGGGGCTTGTGGGGGAGCTGTTCACGGTGGCGAAGGGTATCATGCTGAGCACGAGCAGCATGGAAGCGCTTGAGAGGTCAGGCGCCCTCGCCCTCCTGCCCAGGGCCAGGAGGCTCCTGATGATGGGCGCCCCCATAGAGGTGCCTGTTGACTATAAGGTGCTTGAGGGCGAGGAGGTGAGGGAGGAGCCCATGGGGAGGGTGAGCGGCCTAATAATGGACGTAGGGGGAGGCACTGTTGACGCGTACTCATCAATGGTGGAGGAGGCGAAGCTCGTTGTGTTGAGGGGCCCCATGGGCGTCGTCGAGGACCCGAGGTTCAGGGAGGGGACAGAGGCCATGATAAGGGCGGCCATGGATTGCAAGGGCTATGCAATACTTGGCGGGGGCCACGTCGCTGCGATGAGTGGCCTTGAGCCTGGCACGAGCGACGCAAAGGTGCACATATCAACGGGCGCCGCGGCCTTCCTAGCTTTTCTCTCGGGCGAGGGCCTCCCAGCGCTGGAGGCCCTGGCAGGGGGTGGCAGGGCTTGA
- a CDS encoding Xaa-Pro peptidase family protein — protein MIPRVSETELSRRLKVLRDRAAASGAQAALLTSPVSIFYFTNLSFITTERPVALIVPVDGEPFAVLPSVEKGHAEYRNSKWGGVVRRFEYYFDYPGDVHVANLIADAIASSDVRSVMGEPLGPKGAYGYSGPPLQELLAKRDVKWIDMGDLVAEMRLVKSEEEVSLIEESGRWASRAVDVARGLMEPGKWDWEVSLQASLEISKEMNDVYRPYVPLRGAVGWAVGFRGQVGEFSAFPHALVAERPMRDGDVIGIGSGPEIGGYFAELERTLILGEPSAEVRELFDKMLKVREAAAEALGPGVKASEVDAAMRRRAKELGVENLLRHHTGHGLGLEEHEPPFLDVGISEVLRPGMVVTVEPGLYVPGLGGFRHSDTFLITEGGARRLTSYPEDIDKLKVKR, from the coding sequence TTGATACCCAGGGTATCTGAGACGGAGCTCAGCAGAAGGCTTAAGGTCCTCAGGGACAGGGCGGCCGCCTCGGGGGCGCAGGCTGCCCTGCTGACGTCGCCTGTGAGCATCTTTTACTTCACAAACCTCTCCTTCATAACGACCGAGAGGCCTGTGGCCTTAATAGTGCCAGTTGACGGGGAGCCGTTCGCCGTGCTGCCGAGCGTCGAGAAGGGCCACGCCGAGTACAGGAACTCCAAGTGGGGAGGCGTCGTCAGGCGCTTTGAGTACTACTTTGACTACCCAGGGGACGTCCACGTGGCCAACCTCATCGCTGATGCCATAGCTTCCTCAGATGTCAGGTCCGTCATGGGGGAGCCCCTGGGGCCCAAGGGAGCCTACGGCTACTCCGGCCCGCCGCTGCAGGAGCTGCTCGCCAAGAGGGATGTCAAGTGGATTGACATGGGGGACCTGGTGGCTGAGATGAGGCTCGTCAAGTCAGAGGAGGAGGTGTCGCTGATTGAGGAGAGCGGCAGGTGGGCCTCGAGGGCAGTAGACGTCGCTAGGGGCCTCATGGAGCCCGGGAAGTGGGACTGGGAGGTGTCGCTGCAGGCAAGCCTTGAGATAAGCAAGGAGATGAACGATGTCTACAGGCCCTACGTTCCCCTCAGGGGAGCTGTGGGCTGGGCGGTCGGCTTCAGGGGGCAGGTGGGCGAGTTCTCGGCCTTCCCCCACGCGCTTGTAGCCGAGAGGCCCATGAGGGATGGGGACGTTATTGGCATAGGCTCGGGGCCTGAAATAGGGGGCTACTTCGCTGAGCTCGAGAGGACCCTCATACTTGGGGAGCCCAGCGCCGAGGTCAGGGAGCTCTTCGACAAGATGCTTAAGGTCAGGGAGGCGGCAGCTGAGGCCCTGGGGCCCGGCGTCAAGGCGTCTGAGGTGGACGCGGCGATGAGGCGCAGGGCTAAGGAGCTCGGCGTTGAAAACCTGCTGAGGCACCACACGGGCCACGGCCTTGGCCTTGAGGAGCACGAGCCGCCTTTCCTCGACGTTGGGATAAGCGAAGTCCTGAGGCCTGGCATGGTGGTAACCGTTGAGCCAGGGCTCTACGTGCCGGGCCTGGGTGGCTTCAGGCATAGTGACACCTTCCTCATAACTGAGGGCGGTGCCAGGAGGCTCACAAGCTACCCAGAGGACATAGACAAGCTCAAAGTTAAGCGCTGA
- a CDS encoding ATPase domain-containing protein: protein MGSAGRQRVLLGVPGLDDLFIEGVPRGSIILVAGYPGAGKTTLASQFAYAGAASGEPSLYVSFVEPRDDFIDNAASFGMDFRPLEGRGAFKYYEALSVSDPEALGDVIEDVLSQVDSMGAKRVVLDSVTAVEQLARDPPRAREIMHSALYLGLKRRGATSLLIAELPFGAESSPIGPEEFIADGVIVLKYRVVKNKLERYAEIRKMRGTNVEYASLPYAFTTRGVEFPPPLRPEALPSGARHERACKLGRLTITPGMGTLILYDPSVDPVQFSAYYLVAPAVALGLRTRYGSYIHGTTSLRDVLATCGDLLQGKLNNLVAESFEASSMTIGEAELRTYASDRDFRPDLIVVEGIHLLREFNTLDDYTGLVYRTLLRRASMGIMTFHLYASPREGAWDVPLSTYYDNVLYLYVKDDRLVLEPLRVWGELVPPREPVLTGSLEADCRSILMGGGGWQVLQVLRGQR, encoded by the coding sequence ATGGGCTCAGCTGGGAGGCAGAGGGTCCTGCTGGGCGTGCCAGGGCTAGATGATCTGTTCATTGAGGGCGTGCCGAGGGGCTCAATAATCCTCGTGGCTGGCTACCCTGGGGCAGGGAAGACCACGCTGGCCTCCCAGTTCGCCTACGCGGGCGCAGCGTCGGGGGAGCCCTCCTTGTACGTCAGCTTCGTGGAGCCGAGGGACGACTTCATCGACAACGCCGCCTCCTTCGGCATGGACTTCAGGCCGCTCGAGGGGAGGGGCGCCTTCAAGTACTACGAGGCCCTCAGCGTCAGCGACCCAGAGGCCCTAGGCGACGTTATTGAGGACGTGCTCTCCCAGGTGGACTCCATGGGGGCGAAGAGGGTGGTGCTTGACAGCGTCACAGCTGTTGAGCAGCTCGCCAGGGACCCCCCGAGGGCCAGGGAGATCATGCACTCAGCCCTCTACCTTGGCCTCAAGAGGAGGGGGGCGACCTCTCTGCTTATAGCTGAGCTGCCGTTTGGGGCCGAGTCCTCGCCCATTGGCCCTGAGGAGTTCATAGCTGACGGCGTGATAGTTCTCAAGTACAGGGTCGTCAAGAACAAGCTCGAGAGGTACGCCGAGATAAGGAAGATGAGGGGGACTAACGTAGAGTACGCCTCGCTGCCCTACGCCTTTACGACCAGGGGCGTTGAGTTCCCCCCTCCCCTGAGGCCCGAGGCGCTGCCGAGCGGCGCCAGGCACGAGAGGGCGTGCAAGCTGGGCAGGCTGACGATAACACCGGGCATGGGCACCCTAATACTCTACGACCCCTCAGTTGACCCGGTCCAGTTCTCCGCCTATTACCTGGTGGCGCCTGCCGTCGCCTTAGGCCTAAGGACTCGGTACGGCTCCTACATCCACGGGACAACCAGCTTAAGGGACGTGTTAGCAACGTGCGGCGACCTGTTGCAGGGCAAGCTAAACAACCTGGTGGCTGAGAGTTTCGAGGCCTCCTCAATGACGATAGGGGAGGCTGAGCTTAGGACCTACGCGAGCGACAGAGACTTCAGGCCAGACTTGATCGTGGTTGAGGGCATTCACCTGCTCCGCGAGTTCAACACGCTTGATGACTACACGGGACTCGTATACAGGACGCTGCTGCGCAGGGCCTCCATGGGCATAATGACTTTCCACCTCTACGCCTCGCCCAGGGAGGGCGCCTGGGACGTGCCGCTCTCGACGTACTATGACAACGTCCTCTACCTCTACGTCAAGGATGACAGGCTCGTGCTCGAGCCGCTCAGGGTCTGGGGCGAGCTGGTTCCTCCGAGGGAGCCCGTGCTCACTGGCAGCCTGGAGGCTGACTGCAGGTCAATATTAATGGGGGGGGGGGGGTGGCAAGTGCTCCAGGTCCTGAGGGGTCAGCGCTGA
- a CDS encoding putative metallopeptidase, with protein sequence MRFERDRDLEEAVKCVVGSLGLSYIDLERLYVVRSRGSRSRAVARIYLMPSAWRFALNMEPAYLIEFISERFDGLPPREKVKVIVHELLHIPMAFSGGLRPHGKHVNDRLASRLASRVDSKCIEHLSRLGNSKAADEDTISD encoded by the coding sequence TTGAGGTTCGAGAGGGACAGGGACCTTGAGGAGGCGGTTAAGTGCGTTGTTGGAAGCCTGGGCCTCAGCTACATAGACCTCGAAAGGCTTTACGTTGTGAGGAGCAGGGGCTCAAGGTCAAGGGCCGTAGCAAGGATATACCTGATGCCATCGGCCTGGAGGTTCGCCCTGAACATGGAGCCAGCCTACCTCATAGAGTTCATCTCAGAGAGGTTTGACGGCCTGCCTCCAAGGGAGAAGGTGAAGGTCATAGTCCATGAGCTCCTCCACATACCGATGGCCTTCAGCGGGGGCCTCAGGCCTCACGGCAAGCACGTCAACGACAGGCTTGCCTCAAGGCTTGCCTCAAGGGTTGACAGCAAGTGTATAGAGCATTTAAGCCGCCTGGGCAACTCTAAGGCGGCCGATGAGGACACCATCAGTGACTGA
- a CDS encoding universal stress protein, whose translation MSRGVEPSYTISFWLRELLVPVDGSGSSMKALDLAVDFAMRYGSRLTVLYACSECSSADVVRKLVEDRVGGRAEYRFVVSRYSQSSSSAANEILKTIAEGSYDAVIMGARGTSINGDINVGSTAIAVAAHAPVTVILVR comes from the coding sequence TTGAGCAGGGGCGTTGAGCCGAGCTACACCATAAGCTTCTGGCTCAGGGAGCTGCTGGTGCCTGTCGACGGCTCAGGGTCAAGCATGAAGGCCCTCGACCTGGCAGTTGACTTTGCAATGAGGTACGGCTCTAGGCTCACCGTCCTCTACGCCTGCTCAGAGTGCTCAAGCGCTGACGTGGTGAGGAAGCTGGTCGAGGACAGGGTCGGGGGGAGGGCTGAGTACAGGTTTGTTGTGTCAAGGTACAGCCAGTCCTCCTCGAGCGCGGCAAACGAGATACTCAAGACTATAGCCGAGGGCTCCTACGACGCCGTGATAATGGGCGCGAGGGGGACAAGCATAAACGGCGACATAAACGTGGGGTCAACTGCCATTGCTGTCGCGGCCCACGCGCCTGTCACTGTTATACTTGTCAGGTGA
- a CDS encoding 16S rRNA methyltransferase, producing the protein MAKVTIVLLEAALELVPKEIAGHPQVVKSARKYGLRPSDMLLDAGIHWKAMRSLDSWWRRGRPDVVHLSLLNLLEKAPVREGLAEVYVHLQDGRVLAFSPSVRIPKNYDRFKGLMTQVLKLNRAPPQGEALIWKASDSLRELLGGRGLLLLSEDAEVEERPADVVSEAAEGNMVIGFGAFPRGPFSQEVLSVASRKVKIRGGEPLKAWDVACALSCALYDLAEVLKGQD; encoded by the coding sequence ATGGCCAAGGTCACCATAGTACTCCTTGAGGCTGCCCTTGAGCTTGTCCCAAAGGAGATAGCAGGCCACCCGCAGGTGGTTAAGTCTGCAAGGAAGTACGGCCTCAGGCCAAGCGACATGCTCCTTGACGCGGGCATACACTGGAAGGCCATGAGGTCCCTGGACTCCTGGTGGAGGAGGGGGAGGCCAGACGTAGTTCACCTGAGCCTCCTTAACCTCCTTGAGAAGGCCCCAGTGAGGGAGGGGCTTGCGGAGGTCTACGTGCACCTCCAGGACGGCAGGGTCCTCGCCTTCTCTCCAAGCGTCAGGATACCCAAGAACTACGACCGCTTCAAGGGACTCATGACGCAGGTCCTTAAGCTTAACAGGGCCCCTCCCCAGGGCGAGGCGCTCATATGGAAGGCCAGCGACAGCCTGAGGGAGCTCCTCGGCGGCAGGGGACTTCTGCTGCTCAGTGAGGACGCGGAGGTCGAGGAGAGGCCAGCTGACGTCGTCAGTGAGGCGGCGGAGGGCAACATGGTTATAGGCTTCGGCGCCTTCCCCAGGGGTCCGTTCTCCCAGGAGGTCCTCTCGGTGGCCAGTAGGAAGGTTAAGATAAGGGGAGGGGAGCCTCTCAAGGCCTGGGACGTGGCCTGCGCCCTCTCGTGCGCCCTCTACGACCTGGCTGAGGTACTCAAGGGCCAGGACTAG
- a CDS encoding DUF99 family protein, giving the protein MQFTAVACDDGVVRKLGGGLTAVACVSYRELWPVEASIGLIRVDGLDATSVLSGMVSLMARPPGVIMLDSITIGGFNFVSLPALHRLTGLPVVVAYSYMPSLRRLEAPLRQHFSDAELRLRAISLVSNARRVETARGELYLVTWGIGLDEARELVESYQVFTRVPEPIRVAHRLASEASDVLGLQKGASGQEEGQSKAL; this is encoded by the coding sequence TTGCAGTTCACCGCGGTGGCCTGCGACGACGGGGTCGTGAGGAAGCTGGGAGGCGGCCTCACGGCAGTGGCCTGCGTCTCCTACAGGGAGCTGTGGCCCGTCGAGGCATCCATAGGCCTCATAAGGGTCGACGGCCTTGACGCCACCTCCGTGCTCTCAGGCATGGTATCACTCATGGCCAGGCCCCCGGGCGTCATAATGCTTGACTCAATAACGATCGGGGGCTTCAACTTCGTCTCCCTGCCAGCGCTCCACAGGCTCACGGGGCTCCCCGTCGTCGTGGCCTACAGCTACATGCCGAGCCTCAGGAGGCTCGAGGCCCCTCTTAGGCAACACTTCAGTGACGCCGAGCTCAGGCTGAGGGCCATATCGCTCGTCTCAAACGCCAGGAGGGTTGAGACGGCCAGGGGGGAGCTCTACCTTGTGACGTGGGGCATAGGCCTTGATGAGGCCAGGGAGCTGGTCGAGTCATACCAGGTTTTCACTCGTGTCCCTGAGCCCATAAGGGTGGCCCACAGGCTCGCCTCTGAGGCCTCCGATGTCTTAGGTTTGCAGAAGGGGGCGAGCGGTCAAGAGGAGGGCCAGTCCAAGGCGCTGTGA